The following proteins are encoded in a genomic region of Galbibacter sp. BG1:
- a CDS encoding DUF4382 domain-containing protein: MKNSVKNLKLVFLAMVTLFASCAKDEDDMTNEPKQTYATDVALTDAPIDQSNVSAAVVTITEVKVNGQMVEGFSATTVDLMTLQNGTTELLGKIDLEAQTDATVSLVLDYKNDVQGNAPGCYVETVDGVKHALEASNNEIKIQDKVEVFAATANKIIVDFDLRKTIIASANNSSDKFDFATENELESGLRLVNEMETGKVSGSVNDSSNTSEKIIAFAYEAGAYTDAEAQGTGSSNITFANAITSAEVNKSSSKFQLNFLKEGDYEVHFASYSDEDNDGEFEFNGMLEVESLTNINLGALKVTSNLNLDLQLSVVGFKE, from the coding sequence ATGAAAAATTCAGTTAAAAATTTAAAATTAGTTTTTTTAGCAATGGTAACCTTGTTCGCTTCTTGTGCAAAAGATGAGGACGATATGACCAACGAACCAAAGCAAACTTATGCAACGGATGTAGCCCTTACAGATGCACCTATTGACCAAAGTAATGTAAGTGCAGCCGTAGTGACTATTACCGAAGTAAAAGTAAACGGGCAAATGGTAGAGGGGTTTTCTGCCACTACCGTAGATTTAATGACGCTACAAAATGGTACTACCGAGTTGTTAGGGAAAATAGATTTAGAAGCTCAAACTGATGCTACCGTAAGTTTAGTTCTAGACTATAAAAATGACGTACAAGGTAACGCTCCTGGATGTTATGTAGAAACTGTAGACGGTGTTAAACATGCATTGGAAGCAAGCAACAATGAAATTAAAATTCAAGATAAAGTGGAAGTTTTTGCTGCTACTGCCAATAAAATAATTGTAGATTTCGATTTGCGTAAAACTATTATAGCATCGGCCAATAATTCTTCCGATAAATTTGACTTTGCTACAGAAAACGAATTGGAGTCGGGATTAAGATTGGTAAATGAAATGGAAACGGGAAAGGTTTCTGGAAGTGTAAACGATAGCAGTAATACTTCAGAAAAAATAATTGCATTTGCTTATGAAGCTGGAGCCTATACAGATGCGGAGGCACAAGGTACAGGTAGTAGCAACATTACATTTGCAAACGCTATAACAAGTGCAGAAGTGAACAAATCTTCCAGCAAATTTCAATTGAACTTTTTAAAAGAAGGAGACTACGAAGTTCATTTCGCTTCCTATAGCGATGAAGACAATGACGGCGAATTTGAATTCAATGGAATGTTAGAGGTAGAGTCTTTAACCAACATAAACTTAGGCGCCCTTAAAGTAACATCCAATTTAAATTTAGATCTTCAACTTTCGGTAGTTGGGTTTAAAGAATAA
- the rpe gene encoding ribulose-phosphate 3-epimerase, whose product MNKKLIAPSLLAADFANLQRDIEMVNNSEADWFHIDVMDGMFVPNISFGMPVIKAIAKHATKTLDTHLMIVDPDRYIEDFANLGVNYLTVHYETCNHLHRTIQAITAAGMKAGIALNPHTSVRVLEEVINDLDLVLIMSVNPGFGGQSFIENTYKKVEQLKEMILAHNANTLIEVDGGVNAENAKKLTDAGADVLVAGSFIFSSNNPNKTISEIKNKIA is encoded by the coding sequence ATGAATAAAAAATTAATTGCTCCTTCTTTACTGGCGGCAGATTTTGCCAATCTACAGCGAGACATTGAAATGGTAAACAACAGTGAAGCCGACTGGTTTCATATAGATGTTATGGACGGCATGTTCGTTCCAAATATTTCTTTTGGGATGCCTGTTATTAAAGCCATCGCCAAACATGCTACCAAAACGCTGGACACCCATCTTATGATCGTAGATCCAGATCGTTACATTGAAGATTTCGCCAATTTAGGAGTAAATTATCTTACTGTTCATTACGAAACGTGCAATCATTTACACCGCACCATTCAAGCCATTACAGCGGCGGGAATGAAAGCTGGCATTGCTTTAAATCCTCATACCAGTGTACGGGTGTTGGAAGAAGTAATAAACGATCTCGACCTGGTACTTATTATGAGCGTAAATCCAGGTTTTGGCGGACAATCTTTTATTGAAAACACCTATAAAAAAGTGGAGCAGCTTAAAGAAATGATTTTAGCCCATAATGCAAATACGCTTATTGAAGTAGATGGTGGTGTTAATGCCGAAAATGCTAAAAAATTGACAGACGCCGGTGCAGATGTTCTCGTAGCTGGAAGCTTTATTTTTAGCAGCAACAACCCCAATAAAACTATTTCTGAGATTAAAAACAAAATTGCATAA
- a CDS encoding YpdA family putative bacillithiol disulfide reductase, which produces MTQKELIIIGGGPIGIACGLEAKKRGIDFLIIEKGPIVNSLFNYPMNMQFFSSSEKLEIDNIPFISKEAKPKRNEALEYYRRIVTSNDLDINLFEKVINVSKQKDNSFAVATDKDAYSANFVIVSTGFYDLPNTLDVPGEDLPKVAHYYKDPHFYSMQKLAVVGASNSAVDAALECYRKGAEVTMIVRGPEIGPRVKYWVKPDIENRIKEGSVKAYFNTTVKEFKEKTIVLNTPEGEKAIDNDYVLALTGYQPNFHFLEKMGVKLSEDGKFYPQYSEKTMETNVENLYLAGVICGGMDTHLWFIENSRIHAKMILENIAQKLVH; this is translated from the coding sequence ATGACACAAAAAGAACTCATAATTATTGGTGGAGGTCCCATCGGGATTGCTTGTGGCCTTGAAGCAAAAAAAAGAGGAATTGATTTTTTAATTATTGAAAAAGGCCCAATTGTAAACTCGCTTTTCAATTACCCGATGAACATGCAGTTCTTTTCTTCTTCTGAAAAACTGGAGATCGATAATATTCCTTTTATCAGTAAAGAAGCGAAACCAAAACGCAATGAAGCGCTGGAATATTACCGAAGAATTGTAACCTCCAACGATCTTGACATCAATTTATTTGAAAAAGTCATTAATGTTTCCAAACAAAAAGACAATTCTTTTGCCGTAGCAACCGATAAAGATGCCTACAGTGCTAATTTTGTTATTGTTTCCACCGGTTTTTACGATCTTCCAAACACCTTGGATGTTCCTGGTGAAGACCTGCCTAAAGTAGCTCATTATTACAAAGACCCGCATTTTTATTCCATGCAAAAATTGGCAGTCGTGGGGGCCAGTAATTCTGCGGTGGATGCCGCCTTGGAATGTTACCGAAAAGGTGCCGAAGTTACTATGATTGTACGCGGGCCTGAAATTGGACCACGGGTTAAATATTGGGTAAAGCCAGATATTGAAAATCGCATCAAGGAAGGGAGCGTAAAAGCTTATTTTAATACCACTGTAAAGGAATTTAAAGAAAAAACCATTGTTTTAAACACTCCAGAAGGAGAAAAGGCAATCGATAATGATTATGTACTGGCGCTAACAGGATACCAGCCGAATTTTCATTTTCTCGAAAAAATGGGTGTAAAACTATCAGAAGACGGTAAGTTTTACCCTCAGTATAGTGAAAAAACCATGGAAACCAATGTTGAAAACCTTTATTTGGCAGGTGTTATCTGTGGAGGTATGGATACGCATTTATGGTTTATAGAAAATTCTCGGATACACGCCAAAATGATCCTCGAAAATATTGCGCAAAAACTGGTGCATTAA
- a CDS encoding zinc-dependent peptidase yields MIVPFILGVPVVLLFTYWGFNLTDLAYSRIYGKPLIVYDHIYFKKLNEEDIAVITKYSLFYNKLNLYKQRVFRHRIVVFINSKTFIGLNGFEVTRERKILIATVAVMLSFGMRRYLIESVNKIIVYPDAYFSAITQKYHLGEFNPLLKTIVFSWQDFMAGLNNTSNNSNLAVHEFAHALYFGSQQYNDVSSILFSHGIRKIDDLLHTDEYIDKIRHTKYLRGYAYTNKFEFFAVCLEHFIETPIEFKKEFPELFRVIKNMMNFETSGA; encoded by the coding sequence ATGATAGTTCCATTTATTCTAGGCGTTCCTGTGGTATTACTATTTACCTATTGGGGGTTCAACCTTACGGATTTGGCCTATTCTAGGATTTATGGAAAACCTCTAATTGTCTACGACCATATTTATTTCAAAAAGCTTAATGAAGAAGATATTGCGGTAATTACTAAGTATTCTCTGTTCTACAATAAGCTTAATCTTTACAAACAGCGAGTTTTTAGGCATAGGATTGTAGTTTTTATAAACAGCAAAACCTTTATCGGTTTAAACGGTTTTGAAGTTACCAGGGAACGAAAAATCTTGATAGCTACTGTGGCCGTTATGCTTTCCTTTGGAATGCGGAGATACCTAATAGAATCGGTTAATAAAATTATCGTTTATCCAGATGCTTACTTTTCGGCAATTACCCAAAAATATCATCTGGGAGAGTTCAATCCGCTGCTTAAGACCATTGTTTTTTCATGGCAGGATTTTATGGCCGGGTTAAACAACACTTCCAACAATAGTAATTTGGCGGTACATGAGTTTGCACACGCTCTTTATTTTGGTTCGCAACAATATAATGATGTGAGCTCCATTTTATTTTCCCACGGCATTAGAAAAATAGACGATCTTTTGCATACCGATGAATACATCGATAAAATTAGGCATACCAAATATCTGAGAGGATATGCCTATACCAATAAGTTTGAATTTTTTGCGGTTTGTTTGGAGCATTTTATAGAAACACCGATAGAATTTAAAAAAGAATTCCCCGAATTGTTCCGCGTTATAAAAAACATGATGAATTTTGAAACCTCTGGAGCTTAA
- a CDS encoding GH3 auxin-responsive promoter family protein produces the protein MAIIGSIIKGVIELADSFSSEGNAAEEQQKVLKQLLETAKNTKFGKDHAFGEILKEKDMERNFANHVPYYDYHEMNDKYWKFLHEGEEDVSWPGSPEYYALSSGTTGKTSKRIPVTEDMLEAIRKTGIKQVSALANFDLPADFFEKTIMMLGSSTDLKEKDGHLEGEISGISASNIPFWFRGYYKPGVEISQIDDWDERVQKIAEEAKNWDIGALSGIPSWMELMMKKVIEYNNVKNIHEIWPNLQVYTSGGVAFGPYKKSFNALLAHPITVIDTYLASEGFLAYQERPDTEAMKLVLDNGIYFEFVPFRPEYINEDGSLTADAPSITIGEVEEDVEYVLIISTVSGAWRYLIGDTIKFTNLEKHEIIITGRTKFFLNVVGSQLSVNKMNDAIQIVEEKFDMEIPEFTIAATKIDNEYHHKWYLGSPQMDIDPQAVADALDEALKGANKNYKVARSKALKGVKVEIVDPEIFHAWNEHNKKKGGQVKMERVMGEEKFKDWETFVKDQKG, from the coding sequence ATGGCAATTATAGGTTCTATTATTAAAGGTGTTATTGAATTAGCAGATAGTTTTTCTTCGGAGGGAAATGCTGCGGAAGAACAACAGAAAGTCTTAAAACAACTGCTGGAAACAGCCAAGAACACCAAATTTGGTAAAGATCATGCCTTCGGGGAAATTCTGAAGGAGAAAGATATGGAACGCAATTTTGCCAACCATGTTCCTTATTACGATTATCATGAAATGAATGATAAGTATTGGAAATTCCTTCACGAAGGCGAGGAAGATGTTTCCTGGCCGGGCAGTCCAGAATACTATGCACTTAGCAGTGGAACTACAGGGAAAACCAGTAAGAGGATTCCGGTTACAGAAGATATGCTGGAGGCCATAAGAAAAACCGGAATAAAACAAGTGAGTGCTTTGGCAAACTTCGACCTGCCAGCAGATTTTTTTGAAAAAACGATTATGATGCTCGGGAGCTCAACCGACTTAAAAGAGAAAGATGGGCACTTGGAAGGGGAAATAAGTGGAATAAGCGCCAGTAACATTCCTTTTTGGTTTCGTGGATATTATAAGCCTGGAGTGGAAATCTCCCAGATAGACGATTGGGATGAGCGGGTACAAAAAATTGCAGAGGAAGCCAAAAACTGGGACATTGGAGCGTTAAGCGGAATCCCGTCTTGGATGGAGTTGATGATGAAAAAAGTTATCGAATACAACAATGTAAAAAACATTCATGAGATATGGCCGAATCTACAGGTGTATACTTCTGGTGGAGTGGCTTTTGGTCCTTATAAAAAGAGTTTTAATGCTTTGTTGGCACATCCTATTACAGTAATAGATACCTACTTGGCATCGGAAGGATTTTTGGCTTATCAAGAACGCCCCGATACGGAAGCCATGAAATTGGTGTTGGATAATGGTATTTACTTTGAGTTTGTACCCTTCCGTCCCGAATATATTAATGAAGATGGTTCCCTTACTGCCGATGCACCATCCATTACCATAGGCGAAGTGGAAGAGGATGTAGAGTATGTATTGATAATATCCACTGTATCTGGAGCTTGGCGCTATTTAATTGGGGATACCATAAAATTTACCAACTTAGAAAAGCACGAAATAATTATTACAGGTAGAACTAAGTTTTTCCTTAATGTAGTAGGTTCGCAGCTTTCGGTAAATAAAATGAACGACGCTATTCAAATTGTGGAAGAAAAATTTGATATGGAAATCCCAGAATTTACAATTGCGGCCACGAAAATAGATAATGAATACCACCATAAATGGTATTTGGGATCCCCACAAATGGATATAGATCCACAAGCGGTTGCAGATGCCTTGGATGAAGCTTTAAAAGGAGCCAATAAAAATTACAAAGTAGCAAGGTCTAAGGCGTTAAAAGGAGTAAAGGTGGAGATAGTAGATCCAGAAATTTTCCACGCTTGGAACGAGCATAATAAAAAGAAAGGCGGACAGGTAAAAATGGAGCGTGTTATGGGCGAAGAAAAATTTAAAGATTGGGAAACCTTTGTAAAAGACCAGAAAGGATAA
- a CDS encoding beta-N-acetylhexosaminidase codes for MKSLIHYCMGMLVFGLSAQDISLEKGLIPIPVSLEKKKGEFKVTPASIIYFEEASLKKNAEYLAEYLQELTGIKLSIQNNSEQINQGIVLKLSEEIKEEEGYVLDVTSKRLILKAKTQEGIFRGLQTVFQLLPEKLETAKSKAIWAIPAVHIQDYPAYVYRGSMLDVSRHFFDVETVKRYIDHLAFYKLNTLHLHLSDDQGWRIEIKSWPKLTEIGAASQVGEGDGGFYTQEDYKEIVRYAQERFITVVPEIDMPGHTNAALTSYPELNCDGKATEAYRGTKVGFSSLCIDKEITYTFVEDVIREITAITTGPYFHIGGDESLSTEEEDYITFVNRVQKLVYQYGKTPIGWDEIQHAEIKPTTIVQFWGKKENAIEAAKKEAKLIMSPSTRAYMDMKYDSLTKLGLNWAGYINLEKAYHWDPNSFLDGVREKDILGVEAPLWTETIETFKDIQYMVFPRLLGYAEISWSPSARRDWKNYQKRLAQHYRFLTAQQINFYESDEVPFPRK; via the coding sequence ATGAAGTCATTAATCCATTATTGCATGGGGATGTTGGTATTTGGGCTGTCTGCCCAAGATATTTCTTTGGAAAAGGGACTCATTCCCATTCCAGTTAGTTTAGAGAAAAAGAAAGGGGAGTTTAAGGTAACCCCGGCCAGTATTATTTATTTCGAGGAGGCATCCTTAAAAAAGAACGCTGAATATTTAGCTGAATATCTTCAGGAGTTAACCGGAATTAAGCTTTCTATTCAAAATAATTCAGAACAAATTAATCAGGGGATCGTTCTAAAACTTTCAGAAGAAATAAAGGAAGAAGAAGGTTATGTTTTGGATGTAACGTCAAAACGATTGATACTAAAGGCTAAAACCCAAGAAGGCATTTTTAGGGGGCTGCAAACTGTTTTTCAATTACTTCCCGAAAAATTGGAAACTGCCAAAAGCAAAGCGATATGGGCAATTCCAGCAGTGCATATTCAAGATTATCCTGCGTATGTTTACAGAGGAAGCATGCTAGATGTTTCCAGGCATTTTTTTGATGTAGAAACCGTAAAAAGATATATCGACCATCTGGCGTTTTATAAATTGAATACATTGCACCTCCATTTATCTGACGATCAGGGTTGGAGAATTGAAATAAAATCCTGGCCGAAGCTTACAGAAATAGGTGCTGCCTCGCAAGTAGGGGAAGGAGATGGGGGTTTTTATACCCAAGAAGATTATAAGGAAATTGTGCGTTACGCCCAAGAACGTTTTATTACGGTGGTACCAGAAATAGATATGCCTGGGCATACCAATGCTGCCTTAACTTCTTACCCAGAGCTTAACTGCGATGGAAAAGCAACAGAGGCTTACAGGGGTACTAAAGTAGGTTTTAGCTCACTCTGTATAGATAAAGAAATTACATATACTTTCGTAGAAGATGTTATAAGGGAGATAACAGCCATTACCACCGGGCCCTATTTTCATATTGGGGGCGATGAATCGCTTTCTACGGAAGAGGAAGATTATATCACCTTTGTAAACCGGGTTCAAAAGTTGGTCTATCAATATGGGAAAACACCGATAGGTTGGGACGAAATTCAGCATGCGGAAATTAAACCAACAACCATCGTCCAGTTTTGGGGAAAGAAAGAGAATGCTATTGAAGCTGCCAAAAAAGAGGCAAAATTAATTATGTCTCCTTCTACTCGGGCATATATGGATATGAAATATGATTCTTTGACGAAACTGGGCTTGAATTGGGCTGGATATATAAATCTGGAAAAAGCATACCACTGGGATCCCAATAGTTTTCTCGACGGTGTTCGAGAGAAAGATATTTTGGGAGTCGAAGCCCCTTTGTGGACAGAAACCATAGAAACTTTTAAAGACATCCAATACATGGTGTTTCCCCGTCTTTTAGGATATGCCGAAATTTCTTGGTCTCCTTCCGCCAGGCGCGATTGGAAAAATTACCAAAAGAGGTTGGCACAGCATTACCGGTTCTTAACTGCCCAACAAATTAACTTTTACGAGTCAGACGAAGTTCCTTTCCCAAGAAAATAA
- a CDS encoding sugar phosphate isomerase/epimerase family protein, with translation MKRRQFVNATAKSSLALTFLGTLACKEQAKKENTEVTAIDVEEEASLFFKISLAQWSLHKALQSGEMDNLDFAAKAKSLGCEGLEYVNQFFGDKAKDTSYLSEMNDRAQSEGVQNVLIMIDREGQLADADVKKRMEAIENHYKWVEAAKFLGCHAIRVNLGGGENMEDAAKAGIDSLTKLSEFASQENINVIVENHGGFSSNGSWLAGVMEKVEMENCGTLPDFGNFCIERGENHSCLEEYDRYKGVKEMLPYAKAISAKSHDFDAQGNETHTDYLKMMQMVKDSGYKGFVGIEYEGSEVSEEKGIALTRDLLLKVGKQLS, from the coding sequence ATGAAACGTAGACAATTTGTAAACGCTACCGCAAAATCTAGCTTGGCACTTACCTTTTTAGGGACATTGGCCTGCAAAGAACAAGCAAAAAAGGAAAATACAGAAGTAACAGCCATAGATGTGGAAGAAGAAGCATCCCTGTTTTTTAAAATTTCTTTAGCCCAATGGTCATTGCACAAGGCATTACAATCTGGAGAGATGGATAATTTAGACTTTGCAGCGAAGGCTAAGTCTTTAGGTTGCGAAGGGTTGGAATATGTAAATCAGTTTTTTGGCGACAAGGCTAAAGACACTTCATATCTTAGTGAAATGAACGATAGGGCGCAATCGGAAGGGGTGCAAAATGTGCTTATTATGATCGATAGGGAGGGGCAATTGGCAGATGCTGATGTTAAGAAAAGAATGGAAGCTATAGAAAACCACTATAAATGGGTGGAAGCCGCCAAATTCTTAGGTTGCCATGCCATTCGAGTTAACTTGGGAGGTGGAGAAAATATGGAAGATGCTGCCAAAGCAGGGATAGACTCCCTAACCAAACTTTCTGAATTTGCTTCGCAAGAAAACATAAATGTAATTGTTGAAAACCACGGAGGATTTTCATCCAATGGATCTTGGTTGGCCGGGGTTATGGAAAAGGTAGAAATGGAGAACTGCGGAACTCTTCCCGATTTCGGTAATTTCTGTATAGAAAGAGGGGAAAACCATAGCTGTTTAGAAGAATACGATCGCTACAAGGGTGTTAAGGAAATGCTTCCGTATGCCAAAGCTATAAGTGCCAAATCCCACGATTTTGACGCCCAAGGAAACGAAACCCATACCGATTACCTAAAAATGATGCAAATGGTTAAAGATAGCGGGTACAAAGGTTTTGTAGGGATCGAGTACGAAGGATCTGAGGTTTCGGAAGAAAAAGGAATCGCTTTAACAAGGGATCTGTTGCTGAAGGTTGGGAAACAACTTAGTTAA
- a CDS encoding sodium:solute symporter, with translation MKSVLETADWIVLGVYLLALIAVAIWVVLQKNKNTEDYFLAGRNVGWFVIGASIFASNIGSEHVVGLAGTGAESGMPMAHYELHAWIVLLLGWLFLPFYIRSGAFTMPEFLEKRFDSRSRWFLSIFSLVGYVITKVSVTIYAGGIVVSELLGIPFWYGAIGIVLFTGLYTIVGGMKAVIYTETLQTVILILGSVIITFLGLEAVGGWSQLQETVRATSPEHFNMWRPMTDPDFPWTGLLFGGTVVGIWYWCTDQYIVQRTLAANNITVGRRGAIFGAYLKILPIFIFLIPGIIAYALDQQGVIQLGRADEAFPTLVKALLPVGLKGLVAGGLMAALMSSLASVFNSCSTIFTIDIYKKLRPQETEKKLLNIGRIATAIVVVLGIIWIPIMEKIGGGVMYQYLQSVQSYIAPPITAVFVLGILWKRVNSKAAIVTLFSGLVVAALRIGAELHYTGEIGHYKATGEHIGSGLAYQFAAINFANMAIFMCLFSVIICVAVSLATQAPNYAKIQGLAFGTLSEEEKQLSKDSFNWIDVVLSVLLVAVVIAILTYFTG, from the coding sequence ATGAAATCAGTTTTAGAAACGGCAGATTGGATTGTTTTAGGAGTGTATTTATTGGCACTAATTGCAGTTGCTATTTGGGTAGTTTTACAAAAAAATAAAAATACAGAAGATTACTTTTTGGCGGGCCGTAATGTAGGCTGGTTTGTTATTGGAGCCTCTATTTTTGCATCCAACATTGGTTCAGAACATGTGGTCGGCCTTGCGGGTACCGGAGCAGAATCTGGAATGCCAATGGCACATTACGAACTCCATGCATGGATAGTTCTATTGCTGGGATGGCTTTTTCTCCCTTTCTATATTCGTAGTGGCGCATTTACCATGCCCGAATTTTTGGAAAAAAGATTCGATAGCCGTTCGCGTTGGTTTTTGTCCATCTTTTCATTGGTCGGTTATGTAATTACCAAAGTGTCGGTAACAATTTATGCAGGGGGTATTGTGGTTTCTGAATTGTTAGGGATTCCATTTTGGTATGGTGCGATTGGGATTGTGCTTTTCACGGGCCTGTATACCATTGTTGGTGGTATGAAAGCTGTAATCTATACGGAAACCTTACAAACGGTTATCTTAATCTTAGGGTCTGTTATTATTACGTTTCTCGGATTGGAGGCGGTCGGCGGTTGGAGCCAATTACAAGAAACCGTTCGTGCTACAAGCCCAGAACATTTTAATATGTGGCGCCCTATGACCGATCCCGATTTTCCTTGGACGGGACTATTATTTGGCGGTACCGTGGTGGGAATTTGGTATTGGTGTACCGATCAATACATAGTACAAAGAACATTGGCAGCCAATAATATAACTGTTGGGAGAAGGGGAGCTATTTTTGGGGCTTATTTAAAAATATTACCCATCTTTATTTTCCTTATCCCTGGGATTATAGCTTATGCTTTAGATCAACAAGGTGTTATTCAATTGGGTAGGGCAGACGAAGCTTTTCCTACATTGGTAAAAGCGCTATTGCCCGTTGGTCTAAAAGGTTTGGTAGCTGGCGGACTCATGGCAGCTTTGATGAGTTCTTTGGCCTCCGTTTTTAATTCTTGCTCTACCATATTTACTATTGATATTTATAAAAAGTTACGTCCGCAGGAAACCGAGAAAAAACTTTTGAATATTGGTAGAATAGCAACCGCTATTGTAGTTGTATTGGGTATTATTTGGATTCCCATCATGGAAAAAATAGGAGGCGGTGTAATGTATCAATATTTGCAAAGTGTTCAATCGTACATAGCACCTCCCATTACCGCGGTATTTGTGTTGGGGATACTTTGGAAAAGGGTCAATTCTAAAGCTGCTATAGTAACCTTGTTTTCTGGTTTGGTGGTTGCGGCATTGCGAATTGGCGCAGAGTTACACTACACGGGGGAAATTGGCCATTACAAAGCTACGGGAGAACATATTGGAAGTGGATTGGCATATCAGTTTGCAGCGATAAATTTCGCCAATATGGCCATATTTATGTGTTTGTTTTCAGTAATTATTTGTGTGGCTGTAAGTTTGGCTACTCAAGCGCCTAACTACGCCAAAATTCAAGGATTGGCTTTTGGTACACTTTCCGAAGAAGAAAAACAGCTTAGCAAAGATAGTTTTAATTGGATCGATGTAGTGCTTTCGGTTCTTTTGGTGGCCGTAGTAATCGCTATTTTAACCTATTTTACAGGCTAA
- a CDS encoding VOC family protein — protein sequence MKIQAYLAFKNQCEEALNFYKGIFGGEVVNKQTYEDKNMDIPESYRHNLQHAELKGKGFHFMAYDASPDTPITSGSNMYMSIDATSKEEAEDIFKKLSGGGSVHQPFEKSSWGDYFGRCTDKYNIQWMVNAKE from the coding sequence ATGAAAATCCAAGCATATTTAGCATTTAAAAATCAATGTGAAGAAGCCCTTAATTTCTACAAAGGAATATTTGGTGGAGAAGTGGTTAACAAGCAAACGTATGAAGATAAAAACATGGATATTCCAGAAAGTTATAGGCACAATTTGCAACATGCCGAACTTAAAGGGAAAGGCTTTCACTTTATGGCTTACGATGCATCTCCAGATACCCCAATAACTTCGGGATCTAATATGTATATGAGTATCGATGCAACTTCTAAAGAGGAAGCTGAAGATATCTTTAAAAAGTTAAGCGGTGGAGGAAGCGTTCACCAACCATTTGAAAAGTCCAGTTGGGGCGATTATTTTGGTAGATGCACCGATAAATATAATATACAGTGGATGGTAAATGCCAAGGAGTAA
- a CDS encoding GntR family transcriptional regulator, with protein MLEYIRIDESSRKPKYKQIVDSIIHNISIGNLKMDDKIPSINQFSEEFYLSRDTVEKAYSILKERKIISSIRGKGYYITRTQLISKINILFLINKLSSYKMRIYNSFIDAIGGNSHTDLHIYHCDETLFLNLMEKNLGAYDYYVIMPHFKNEDLHHVSFSDKIIKAIHKIPKEKLLILDNNKMDLDEGIVEIFQDFEADIYGALKDGLASIKKYKKLFLVYPEKSVYPYPKRILHGFRKFCVEFDLQFDIIDEVYEDMILKEGDLFITIEEADLVSLIKQIRERDFTLGESIGVISYNDTPLKELLGITVISTDFQKMGETAAQMILNKEKGKVKNPFNFIERQSL; from the coding sequence ATGCTTGAATATATTAGGATCGACGAGAGCTCAAGAAAACCTAAATACAAACAAATTGTAGATTCTATTATTCATAATATTTCCATTGGAAACCTTAAAATGGATGATAAAATTCCATCTATTAATCAATTTAGCGAGGAGTTTTATCTTTCCAGGGACACGGTAGAAAAAGCGTATAGCATTTTAAAGGAGCGCAAAATTATTTCATCCATCCGAGGAAAGGGATATTACATTACCAGAACGCAGCTTATTTCTAAAATTAATATCCTATTTTTAATAAATAAATTGAGTTCCTATAAAATGAGGATCTATAACTCTTTTATAGATGCTATCGGCGGGAATTCCCATACAGATCTTCATATTTACCATTGCGATGAAACACTTTTTCTAAATTTAATGGAAAAGAACCTAGGTGCTTACGATTATTATGTAATCATGCCCCATTTTAAAAATGAAGATTTGCACCATGTTAGTTTCAGTGATAAAATAATTAAAGCCATCCATAAAATTCCGAAGGAAAAGTTATTGATTTTGGATAATAATAAAATGGATTTAGATGAAGGGATTGTAGAAATTTTCCAAGATTTTGAAGCCGATATTTACGGTGCTTTAAAAGATGGTCTTGCTAGCATTAAAAAGTATAAAAAACTATTTTTGGTATATCCAGAAAAGTCTGTTTATCCCTATCCTAAGAGGATTTTACATGGTTTTCGTAAATTTTGTGTGGAGTTCGACCTGCAATTTGATATTATCGATGAGGTTTACGAAGATATGATTCTTAAAGAGGGCGATTTATTTATTACCATTGAAGAGGCAGATTTAGTGAGTTTGATAAAACAAATTCGCGAAAGGGATTTTACTTTGGGAGAAAGTATTGGGGTTATTTCTTATAACGATACACCGCTTAAGGAGTTGTTGGGGATAACTGTAATTTCCACTGATTTTCAAAAAATGGGGGAAACAGCTGCTCAAATGATCTTGAATAAAGAAAAAGGCAAAGTGAAAAATCCATTTAACTTCATTGAGCGGCAATCACTTTAG